A genomic window from Betta splendens chromosome 17, fBetSpl5.4, whole genome shotgun sequence includes:
- the LOC114844118 gene encoding myomegalin-like isoform X2, producing MRCSAAPTTADESNTRGMLDLKMKETCRICGRELCGNQRRWIFHPAAKLNLQVLLSHALGREVSRDGGGEFACSKCTFMLDRMYRFDTVIARVEALSVARLQRLLQEKHRLRQCVGGLYRRTNSEEGPLATGGSGDGMVDISGLTRAKYCALLQDDLVYSPYESWADDGADCPRHRQAPCAAGPEADAAAAAAGGSQRCAPSTPRRCRGCSHLRVADSDYEAVCKVPRKLARSISCGPSTRYSGSVTGGAGGGEGDRKHIEDLEEPPSSLTLVPGSQDPSRASDSDRTLAGRASSSPSVASLEAADVYIQPGAITLCSPREPMDDRISDSLSEEHMGAPRSSPEPSVSLALCLLQSCSVYRPVHSTKGSRLPVLRRQSASNGGLRLEFPDPVLGISYGSPDGQRDRHTLMSELEAPSIRLDVEEEDPDLADMDDLLEDLYKEYPPPPPHQSLVEEQQSQLNQYECAAGQCVSELQKAQLQVQSLQAKIHESEANNMKLQEKLHEMECELRSLRHAAQSQERTIQGLTESISTRDTEAQELYQLIEGQNTTLCKLREMAHRNQLAQSKAPEGASESLSLAQLQGELVGVQSSLFSLGLELEASQRSLRQSQRQGDDLTRFRDRLSSDLQEALQHREVTEKHNQDLQCSLQKTRAELQAKESALKESEAEKRTVVQEKDRCIAQLKHSLQDKEQQLQEYSDMLESAGNSKSRDALLQKLRERIQERDRALEASIDDKFHCLEEREGQVRRLQLALREKERDLERLRCILSNNEETITSLDALVRGKELELEQAAEAYRNLQWLKQQSEEKEKSTLREKDTIIKQLQAALQSRSQETQDLTAALVARVQAGPGEVVEELKARLALKEKLFQELLSDRSRQSSEHQAQAQDLLNTLSCKDQYLQDHSYRLSLVISERTSQLQELRRQLSLKEQELCEAKWEHEKTTGGDAEHLRSVLREKDVIKELMPGPEEAKGPSSGDAEVKALRDELQLALKKEREAQKELSALHLSLAQQQDEGDADHQCALEQLVSEYNKLNDALRAEKRLYQNLTRIHSSSAGSEKTLALHTELDSVQALRGQLEEVLARTRAAALALDRAAKRQPDIGELSTEEEEEEEEEEEEEEDGSSDEFTDSIEDDDAKVTTRSLTFNPAPHAVNVSGDLVGDAAQRNDVQQLEEARKALEVQLEEIKLQLERDGFTSVAQMRGALQRLQQENQALKGIQGQAGVLGLRANTQKPHRSPQQEEIEEEDEEEEARSPVPMGKRGPPCAGVEEERGKRHCARPCSLDLRTSHQPAAPARPEAAPAGAGSDASWRPAEEGLREQAARLRCDNRELRERLMVSEATVQAQAEQLKDYRDLLTETSVQQASKQVQVDLQDLGYETCGRSENEAEREDASSPEFDDLEMCTALSTQPHYEGAAGGWSPGGGGADGGASGPEAEPVSLRRLVQDLRSQLSRCHKVIRGLQLRVRSLSATSDYASSLERTPRKVNWAFERSPAPSGAEDDEGWVSDTQGSKPSRELQELVERVASLEAQLKSPRVEGKGKAEEEKCATWPGKYNSLIQAQARELSHLRQRMREGQGVCHILTQHLGDTTKVFEELLRANDVDYYMGQSFREQLAQSSALAHRVATKISGDRPESPDDKMADNFLALRLTKELQHKDKIIESLHTELQQRPDTPSSLHALSESTDPSDRTSLVSDEYRPNEDLEMCSDLDAREYDDEVRLRQNQSEPDVRPSFPPPHGLLKSSSSCPSMLCSAPVALAAQASRALVSEPVSSHLSVPSGPDVWGKEVASDPRPRALSVIAVRPELDALHKQMNELNGGFAVPRDNPLFSLSPGAHDQHDLSGSYSQLSHHAFQQYQLGGAPDGRSLWETETLIQPGGFLGASGLPAGSSHAGVHLIEEHLQEVRCLRQRLEESIRTNERLRQQLEERLATTGRDGGAPTNIYIQGLDTVTQLSNEIRVLKEENLGLQSRLQASTDTREEVVQLREAVLAARARLKQAELEAEQWREELRRLQAHSQEQGQQIHTLRQERQATQETGNRLQHEASLLQQQLRESRELIHSLQSELQVYDRVCSTAKVNKGYMCELPGLPVELGQLLGEVRSLRAQLQNSVHESSALKQLELHKQLEQKLGAGSPRTPSLSALTASPQRESFYRRQLLHDPAPSPPVRDIGLFNCGSPGPPYSDLDEHSPANDLLDPHSELEGEAPDGSFANRNGRHAVGHVDDFSALQQQVLEGRSLVQHMEASLQAGLAPPLLDSGGKQSEVVLDYGCVMSLLSSTKTLRQILEEATSLLKMFWRAALPSTDPSIQNLRKEQCMQEEILSLKLRVSEQEEVLKGTVQRLRSTSRTKESMEHFIVNQLSRTRDVLKKARTNLEKNELRLSSLTSSSSSPHAAEDPGAAARAPPADRGFLRSSGAFSGAAVSQRPAARKRSSQCLL from the exons ATGAGGTGTTCTGCCGCTCCCACTACTGCAGACGAGTCTAATACGCGCGGAATGCTCGACCTCAAGATGAAGGAGACGTGTCGCATCTGTGGACGGGAGCTCTGCGGCAACCAGAGGCGGTGGATCTTCCACCCGGCGGCCAAGCTCaacctgcaggtgctgctgtcgCACGCGCTGGGCCGGGAGGTGTCccgcgacggcggcggcgagtTCGCCTGCTCCAAGTGCACCTTCATGCTGGACCGCATGTACCGCTTCGACACGGTCATCGCCCGCGTGGAGGCCCTGTCGGTCgcgcggctgcagcggctgctgcaggagaagcaccGGCTCAGGCAGTGCGTCGGGGGCCTCTATCGCAGGACCAACTCGGAGGAGGGGCCGCTGGCCACCGGAGGGTCCGGGGACGGAATGGTGGACATCTCGGGGCTCACTCGCGCAAAGTACTGCGCCCTGCTTCAGGACGACCTGGTCTACTCTCCGTACGAGTCCTGGGCGGACGACGGCGCCGACTGCCCCCGTCACCGCCAGGCTCCGTGCGCCGCGGGTCCAGAggcggacgcggcggcggcggcggcggggggctCGCAGCGCTGCGCGCCCAGCACTCCCAGGAGGTGCCGGGGGTGTTCCCACCTGCGAGTGGCGGACTCGGACTATGAGGCCGTGTGCAAGGTGCCCAGGAAGCTGGCCCGGAGCATCTCCTGCGGCCCCTCGACCAGGTATTCCGGTAGCGTGACTGGAGGAGCGGGTGGCGGAGAGGGAGACAGGAAGCACATCGAAGACTTAGAGGAACCCCCCTCCTCTCTGACCCTGGTCCCTGGTTCTCAGGACCCGTCGAGGGCGTCCGACAGCGATCGCACTCTGGCCGGACGAGCCAGCTCCAGCCCATCTGTCGCGTCCCTGGAGGCTGCCGACGTTTACATTCAGCCTGGGGCCATAACGCTGTGCTCCCCCAGGGAACCAATGGATGACCGGATATCTGACTCCCTCTCCGAGGAGCACATGGGGGCCCCGCGGTCCTCCCCTGAGCCCAGCGTGTCCCTGGCCCTGTGTTTattgcagagctgctctgtgtatCGACCGGTGCACAGCACCAAGGGGAGCAGGCTGCCGGTGCTCCGCAGACAGAGCGCCAGTAATGGAGGCCTGAGACTCGAATTCCCCGATCCCGTTTTGGGGATATCTTATGGATCTCCGGAtggacaaagagacagacacacgctgaTGTCTGAGCTGGAGGCCCCCTCGATCCGGCTGGACGTTGAAGAGGAGGATCCGGACTTGGCCGATATGGACGATTTATTGGAGGACTTGTACAAGGAGtatcctcccccacctccccaccAG AGTCTCGttgaggagcagcagagtcaaCTGAACCAGTATGAGTGCGCGGCCGGCCAGTGCGTCAGCGAGCTGCAGAAGgcccagctccaggtccagtccCTGCAGGCCAAGATCCACGAGAGCGAGGCCAACAATATG aagctgcaggagaagctgcatGAGATGGAGTGTGAGCTGCGCTCGCTCCGCCACGCTGCTCAGAGCCAGGAGAGAACCATCCAGGGTCTGACTGAGTCCATCAGCACCAGAGAcactgag GCCCAGGAGCTGTACCAGCTGATCGAGGGGCAAAACACCACTCTGTGTAAGCTGCGAGAAATGGCTCACCGCAACCAGCTGGCTCAAAGCAAG gctccagagggGGCTAGTGAGTCGCTGTCGCTCGCCCAGCTGCAGGGGGAGCTCGTGGGGGTGCAGAGCTCTCTGTTCTCCCTTGGTCTGGAGCTAGAGGCCAGCCAGCGAAGTCTGAGGCAGAGCCAGAGGCAAGGGGACGATCTGACGCGGTTCAGGGACCGACTCAGCTCCGACCTGCAggaggctctgcagcacagggagGTGACTGAAAAACACAACCAG GACCTGCAGTGTTCCCTGCAGAAAACCCGCGCCGAGCTTCAGGCTAAAGAGTCGGCGCTGAAGGAGAGCGAGGCGGAGAAACGCACCGTCGTGCAGGAGAAGGACCGGTGCATCGCGCAGCTCAAACACTCTCTGCAGGACAAGGAGCAACAGCTGCAG GAGTACTCGGACATGCTGGAATCCGCAGGAAACTCCAAATCCAGGGACGCGCTGCTGCAGAAACTGAGGGAGCGCATTCAGGAACGAGACAGAGCTCTCGAG GCGTCCATTGACGACAAGTTCCACTGTCTGGAGGAGCGCGAGGGCCaggtgaggaggctgcagctggccCTCAGGGAGAAAGAGCGAGACCTGGAGAGGCTCCGCTGCATCCTGTCCAACAACGAGGAGACCATCACG AGTTTGGACGCCCTGGTGCGAGgaaaggagctggagctggaacaggCGGCGGAGGCTTACAGGAACCTCCAgtggctgaagcagcagagcgaggagaaggagaagagcacGCTGAGGGAGAAGGACACCATCATCAAGCAGCTCcaggcagctctgcagagccGCAGCCAGGAGACACAG gatcTGACAGCCGCCCTGGTTGCCAGAGTCCAGGCTGGTCCCGGCGAGGtcgtggaggagctgaaggcccGGCTGGCGCTGAAGGAGAAGCTCTTCCAGGAGCTGCTGTCGGACCGCAGCCGCCAGTCGAGCGAACACCAGGCGCAGGCCCAGGATCTGCTCAACACCCTGAGCTGCAAAGACCAGTACCTTCAG GACCACTCCTACAGGCTGTCCCTGGTGATCAGCGAGCGGACgagccagctgcaggagctgcgcAGGCAGCTGtcgctgaaggagcaggagctgtgCGAAGCCAAGTGGGAGCACGAGAAGACGACGGGAGGAGACGCCGAGCACCTGCGGAGCGTGCTCCGAGAGAAGGACGTCATCAAG GAGCTGATGCCGGGCCCGGAGGAGGCAAAGGGTCCGTCCTCTGGAGACGCGGAGGTGAAGGCGCTCAGggatgagctgcagctggcaCTGAAAAAGGAGAGGGAGGCGCAG AAGGagctctctgctctgcatctgTCTTTGGCCCAACAGCAGGATGAAGGAGATGCTGATCACCAG TGTGCGTTGGAGCAGCTTGTGTCCGAGTACAACAAGCTGAACGACGCTCTGAGGGCCGAGAAGCGATTGTACCAAAACCTCACACGCATTCACAGCTCGAGTGCCGG CTCGGAGAAAACCCTGGCTCTGCATACCGAGCTGGATTCCGTGCAGGCGCTACGCGGACAGCTGGAGGAGGTTCTAGCCAGGACCCGTGCCGCGGCCCTGGCGCTTGACCGGGCTGCTAAAAGGCAGCCTGACATTGGAG AGCTCAgcacggaggaagaggaggaggaggaggaggaggaggaggaggaagaagatggcAGCAGTGATGAGTTCACAGACAGCATTGAGGACGACGATGCTAAAGTGACAACGAGAAGTTTGACTTTTAATCCG GCTCCTCatgctgtgaatgtgagtgGAGACCTGGTGGGAGACGCGGCCCAGAGAAACGACgtacagcagctggaggaggcaaGAAAGGCCCTCGAAGTCCAGCTTGAGGAAATAAAGTTACAGCTGGAGAGGGATGGGTTCACGTCTGTGGCTCAGATGAG GGGTGCACTGCAAAGACTGCAGCAGGAAAACCAGGCTCTGAAAGGAATCCAAGGGCAAGCTGGCGTCCTGGGCCTGagggcaaacacacagaaaccccACAGGAGCCCACAGCAGGAAGAGatagaagaggaggatgaggaggaagaggcgcgATCTCCAGTGCCGATGGGGAAGCGAGGTCCTCCGTGCGCCGGCGTGGAAGAGGAGCGAGGGAAGCGCCACTGCGCGCGGCCGTGCTCTCTGGACCTGCGGACGTCCCACCAGCCCGCCGCGCCAGCCCGCCCGGAGGCGGCGcccgccggcgccggctccgaCGCCTCCTGGCGTCCGGCGGAGGAGGGGCTCCGGGAGCAGGCGGCCCGTCTGCGCTGCGACAACAGGGAGCTGCGCGAGCGGCTGATGGTGTCGGAGGCCACGGTTCAGGCTCAGGCCGAGCAGCTGAAGGACTACAGAGACTTACTCA CGGAGACGTCTGTCCAGCAGGCCAGTAAGCAGGTGCAGGTGGACCTCCAGGATCTGGGCTATGAGACCTGTGGCCGCAGCGAGAACGAAGCCGAGAGAGAAGACGCCAGCAGCCCAG agtTCGATGACCTGGAGATGTGCACGGCCCTGTCCACGCAGCCGCACTACGAGGGCGCGGCCGGTGGCTGGtcccccggcggcggcggcgccgacggaGGCGCCTCGGGGCCCGAGGCGGAGCCGGTGTCTCTGCGGCGCCTGGTCCAGGACCTGCGCTCGCAGCTGAGCCGCTGCCACAAGGTGATCCGCGGGCTGCAGCTGCGGGTGCGCTCGCTGTCCGCCACCAGCGACTACGCCTCCAGTCTGGAGCGCACCCCCCGAAAG GTGAACTGGGCGTTCGAGCGGTCGCCGGCCCCGAGCGGCGCGGAGGACGACGAGGGCTGGGTGTCTGACACGCAGGGGTCCAAACCCAGCCGGGAGCTGCAGGAACTGGTGGAACGCGTCGCATCACTGGAGGCGCAGCTGAAGAGCCCCAGAGTGGAGGGAAAAGGCaaagcggaggaggagaaatgtgcCACGTGGCCCGG GAAGTACAACTCCTTGATTCAGGCACAGGCCCGGGAGCTGTCCCACCTGAGGCAGAGGATGAGGGAGGGGCAGGGAGTGTGTCACATCCTCACCCAGCACCTGGGCGACACCACCAAG GTGTTTGAGGAGCTGCTGCGGGCGAATGATGTGGATTACTACATGGGCCAGAGCTTCAGGGAGCAGCTGGCACAGAGCAGCGCCCTCGCACATAGAGTGGCCACAAAGATCAGTG GCGATCGCCCCGAGAGCCCCGATGACAAAATGGCTGATAACTTCCTCGCCCTCCG GCTGAccaaggagctgcagcacaaggaCAAAATCATCGAGTCGCTCCAcaccgagctgcagcagcgtcccGACACCCCGTCCAGCCTCCACGCCCTCTCCGAGAGCACCGACCCGTCGGACCGGACCTCGCTGGTGTCCGACGAGTACCGGCCCAACGAGGACCTGGAGATGTGCTCCGATTTAGACGCCAGAGAGTATGACGACGAGGTCCGGCTGAGGcagaaccagtcagaaccagacg TCCGTccatccttccctcctccccATGGTCTCCTCAAGTCTTCCAGCAGCtgtcccagcatgctttgctcAGCCCCCGTGGCTCTGGCCGCGCAGGCCTCTAGAG ctcttgtCAGTGAGCCCGTTTCCTCTCACCTCTCTGTCCCCTCTGGCCCTGATGTCTGGGGTAAGGAAGTCGCTTCTGACCCCCGGCCCAGGGCCCTGTCTGTGATCGCTGTTCGCCCAGAGCTGGACGCGCTGCACAAACAGATGAATGAGCTGAACGGGG GCTTTGCAGTGCCTCGCGACAACCCTCTGTTCTCTCTATCACCCGGTGCCCACGACCAGCACGACCTCTCCGGCAGCTACAGCCAGCTCTCACACCATGCCTTTCAACAGTACCAGCTGGGCGGCGCCCCTGACGGCCGCTCGCTGTGGGAGACAGAGACCCTGATTCAGCCAGGAGGCTTCTTAGGAGCCTCTGGGCTCCCGGCAGGAAGCAGCCATGCAG GGGTGCATTTGATAGAAGAGCACCTGCAGGAAGTGAGATGTCTTCGTCAGCGTCTGGAAGAGTCCATCAGGACCAATGAGAGGCTCCGACAGCAGCTGGAAGAGAGACTGGCCACCACTGGACGCGATGGAG gtGCTCCTACTAACATCTACAttcagggactggacacagtcacGCAACTGTCCAACGAGATCAGAGTCCTGAAGGAAGAAAACCTGGGTCTGCAGTCCCGCCTGCAGGCCAGCACGG ACACGCGTGAAGAGGTGGTGCAGCTGCGCGAGGCGGTGCTCGCGGCTCGGGCTCGGCTGAAGCAGGCGGAGCTGGAGGCCGAgcagtggagggaggagctgaggcgcCTTCAGGCCCACAGTCAGGAGCAGGGGCAGCAGATCCACACGCTGAGGCAGGAGCGTCAGGCCACTCAGGAGACGGGCAACAG GCTCCAGCATGAggcgtctctgctgcagcagcagctgcgcgAGAGCCGGGAGCTCATCCACTCGCTGCAGAGTGAACTCCAAGTGTACGATCGCGTGTGTTCGACCGCGAAGGTCAACAAAG GCTACATGTGTGAGCTCCCGGGTCTGCCGGTGGAGCTGGGGCAGCTCCTGGGGGAGGTGAGGAGTCTGCGGGCCCAGCTGCAGAACAGCGTCCACGAGAGCAGCGCCCTCAAACAGCTGGAGCTCCACAAGCAACTGGAGCAGAAGCTGGGCGCCGGCTCCCCCCGCACGCCCTCGCTGTCGGCGCTCACCGCCAGCCCGCAGAGGGAGAGCTTCTACAGGCGCCAGCTGCTGCACG ACCCGGCTCCCTCTCCGCCGGTCAGAGACATCGGCCTGTTCAACTGTGGATCCCCCGGTCCTCCATACTCGGACCTGGACGAGCACAGCCCGGCGAACG ACCTGCTGGACCCTCACTCCGAACTGGAGGGCGAGGCCCCCGACGGGTCGTTCGCCAACCGGAACGGGCGCCACGCCGTCGGCCACGTGGACGACTTCAgcgccctgcagcagcaggtcctggaggGGCGGAGCCTCGTCCAGCACATGGAGGCGAGCCTCCAGGCCGGCCTCGCTCCCCCGCTGCTGGACAGCGGCGGGAAACAGAGCGAAGTG GTCCTGGACTATGGATGTGTCATGAGTCTGTTGTCCAGCACCAAGACTCTGAGGCAGATCCTGGAGGAGGCGACGTCTCTGCTGAAGATGTTctggagagcagcgctgcccaGCACCGACCCCTCCATCCAGAACCTTAGGAAG GAGCAGTGCATGCAGGAGGAGATCCTGTCCCTGAAGCTGCGTGTGtccgagcaggaggaggttctCAAGGGAACCGTTCAAAGACTGAGGAGCACCAGCCGCACCAAGGAGAGCATGGAGCACTTCATAGTCAACCAGC TGTCCAGGACTCGCGACGTGCTGAAGAAAGCCAGGACAAATTTAGAG AAGAACGAGCTGAGACTCTCCTCTctaacctcctcctcttcctccccccacGCTG CCGAggaccctggagctgctgccagagCGCCGCCTGCTGATCGCGGTTTCCTGAGGAGCAGCGGTGCTTTCAGCGGCGCTGCGGTCAGTCAGCGCCCAGCTGCGAGGAAGCGCAGCAGCCAATGCCTACTCTAG